CAGGCCAAGGGGGTGATGCTGTTGAGAATGTTGAGCCGATAGCCCAACCAGACTTGATGGTTGTGGATCTTATGACTCCAACCCGCCAGAATCAGGAGCAAGAGGTTAATGATACTGATGTTGCTGGTATGGGCCAGAAGACTCCTCCTCTCATGCCTCCTACTCTTCATACCTCTTCTGGGTATGTTCGCCCTAGCCAGAGTGCTGGTACCAGCTCTGGTCTGAACATGGGTGTCTTCGTCCGTCCTGGAGAGTGGATTGAGAAGACTCCGATTTGCTTAACTCCCAGGAAGATGAAGTACTTTGAGGTTCCTCCTGGTGAGCCTGACGAATCCTGGAACCCTAAAATCGATCTTCTTCGCGGTGAGTCGATACTCACCGATGACTGCAAAGGAGGTGGTTGCATGGGTTGGAGGGCTTTGAAGGATCTGGCTACTCCTCGCGACAATCCTGCTGCTGAGATTGACGCGCCGGCTGCCCAACATATGAATGACTTGCTCAAGGTATGAAATCGGTGCTACTTTTATGGTAtgctttttgtatatatatatatatatatatatatatatatatatatatatatttgttcAAGGTATGCAATCGGTGTTGTTTTTTGACGATTTGTCTTTTGTAGGCCTGCAACTCTGCAGTGGAGCTTGTGAAGCTGTACCTCTGCTACCAGGAGCAGAATGAAGACCTTCAGAAAAGGCAGGCTGAGCTGGAGAAGCAGGTGAATGACGCCAAGCAAGATCTGGACCAAAAAACTTCTGAGCTGAAAAGGGTGAAGCAACGCAACCAAGAGTTGGAGAATGTTGCGAACAAACTGGAGGCAGAGGAGACCAAAAACAAAGAGCTGTCTGAGAAGTTGCTGGAGGCGGATGAGAAGGCCAAAGCTGCTTACAAGACCGGTGCTCGGGATGGTGCCTTGCGATTTTCTCGGTTCCAGACCTATAGTAAGCGTATCACGGATAGTCATAACGGTGGCTGGTTTGCTGCCCACCGTTGTGGCGTTCATGGTATTGGCCTTACCAAGGAGGACTGTGAGGATATTGAGTATGCTTTCCTGGTGGAGGAAAAGCACAGGGTACCAACCGGTTGGGAGTCACAGATCATTCCGGAGGAGATCATTCAGAATGCTGATCCCTTGACTCTCCCTCCCATTGAGCTGAAGGAAGAAGACTACCTGGATCCTGCCCTGCTGTCTTCCAGTACCAACCAGACGGATCATCAACAAGTTTGAAGGTGCGGGCAGTCATCACCGGTATCATCCTGTGGTTCATCTGGCGTTGCTGCTTTTAAagattagtttatttttttagaCGCACTTTTGGTATCAGCTGTTTGTGGCACTTTTTGCCCTGGGATATTTTATGCTTGTTTTTGTAAACTTTACCTTGTGCCATTTTTGATCAGCTAACaaatgttagttttggtgttGGCTGTCGAATTTGCTTTATTCAGATGGTGTTGCTCTTATGCTTATGATATtgtgttgtttgttttatttttctattttatgcTTGCCCTCATTTATGCAATTGTGCTGTTTGAATCTGGTACtttaccccgagtcagcaagctgatagtagccttgctgacttactttaagggtttgattcgtatcaccccgagtcagcaagctgatagtagccttgctgacctactttaagggtttgaatcacgatttttgattatacattaccccgagtcagcaagctgatagtagccttgctgacctactttaagggtttgattcgtatcaccccgagtcagcaagctgatagtagccttgctgacctactttaagggtttgaatcacgatttttgattatacattaccccgagtcagcaagctgatagtagccttgctgacctactttaagggtttgattcgtatcaccccgagtcagcaagctgatagtagccttgctgacttactttaagggtttgaatcacgatttttgattatacattaccccgagtcagcaagctgatagtagccttgctgacctactttaagggtttgattcgtatcaccccgagtcagcaagctgatagtagccttgctgacctactttaagggtttgaatcacgatttttgattatacattaccccgagtcagcaagctgatagtagccttgctgacctactttaagggtttgattcttctgctttgaattcctCGACTTTCTTTCATTTCATGGACCATAACAGGCCTGGCTCAATCGGCCTTTTTGGGTTAGTGACTACACATAAAACTTTCTAAGGACGCTGGCGTTCCATGAATTTTTTAGCGCTGTTCCACCCATATCCATCAGCCTAAAAGCTCCTGGTACGATTTCTTCCCATATCTGATAAGGCCCCTCCCAGTTTGGGGTTAACTTCCCTTGGACCTTTGCCTTGCCTGTAGCTGCAGTTCTGCGGAGCACCAGGTCTCCTACTTCAAGCTGTCTGTGTTTTACTCTTTTGTTGTAGGCATTACTTATGCGCTGCTTGTAAGCCGCCGATCTGATTTCTGCTCTGAGTCTGATCTCTGGTAGGAGATCCAGCTCCTGCTTTAACAGTTTACCGTTCTTGTTTTCTTCATAATGCTGGATCCTGAATGTAGGTAACCCTACTTCTGCTGGTATCACTGCTTCTGATCCGAAACATAGACGGAATGGGCTCTCTCCCGTTGCTTCCTTAACGGTGGTTCTATTTCCCCAAAGTATCTCTGGAACAATATCGGCCCAACCAGCCTTATAGTCGTCTAGCTTCTTTCTCATTGCTGCCAGTATCTGCTTATTGGCAGCTTCTGCCTGTCCATTGCTTTGGGGATGACAAACAGAAGAGTAGGCAAACTTGACCTTGTACATACTCAAGAAACTTTGAACTGGCGAGCAATCAAACTGTACCCCATG
This genomic stretch from Spinacia oleracea cultivar Varoflay chromosome 3, BTI_SOV_V1, whole genome shotgun sequence harbors:
- the LOC130470019 gene encoding uncharacterized protein; protein product: MAGGFKSLDCGRGAALTGRLPRDRNQPFIRVNRSRVDGTTQPAPDKSQQKSPEKGFESAADANVAGQGGDAVENVEPIAQPDLMVVDLMTPTRQNQEQEVNDTDVAGMGQKTPPLMPPTLHTSSGYVRPSQSAGTSSGLNMGVFVRPGEWIEKTPICLTPRKMKYFEVPPGEPDESWNPKIDLLRGESILTDDCKGGGCMGWRALKDLATPRDNPAAEIDAPAAQHMNDLLKACNSAVELVKLYLCYQEQNEDLQKRQAELEKQVNDAKQDLDQKTSELKRVKQRNQELENVANKLEAEETKNKELSEKLLEADEKAKAAYKTGARDGALRFSRFQTYSKRITDSHNGGWFAAHRCGVHGIGLTKEDCEDIEYAFLVEEKHRVPTGWESQIIPEEIIQNADPLTLPPIELKEEDYLDPALLSSSTNQTDHQQV